In the genome of Magnolia sinica isolate HGM2019 chromosome 2, MsV1, whole genome shotgun sequence, one region contains:
- the LOC131236798 gene encoding phytochrome-associated serine/threonine-protein phosphatase-like, giving the protein MDLDLWISKVKEGNHLTEEELQLLCEYVKEILIEESNVQPVNSPVTVCGDIHGQFHDLMKLFQTGGHVPETNYIFMGDFVDRGYNSLEVFTILLLLKARYPANITLLRGNHESRQLTQVYGFYDECQRKYGNANAWRYCTDVFDYLTLSAIIDGTVLCVHGGLSPDVRTIDQMRVIERNCEIPHEGPFCDLMWSDPEEIETWAVSPRGAGWLFGSRVTSEFNHINNLQLVCRAHQLVQEGLKYMFQDKGLVTVWSAPNYCYRCGNVASILSFNENMEREVKFFTETEENNQMRGPRSGVPYFL; this is encoded by the exons GTGAAGGAGATTCTCATTGAAGAGTCAAATGTGCAGCCTGTCAACAGCCCAGTGACAGTTTGTGGTGACATCCATGGCCAGTTCCACGATCTAATGAAACTATTTCAGACCGGAGGTCATGTACCTGAGACAAACTACATTTTTATG GGTGATTTTGTTGATCGTGGTTACAACAGTCTGGAAGTTTTCACAATTCTTTTGCTTCTGAAAGCAAG ataCCCTGCGAATATAACACTTCTGCGTGGAAATCATGAAAGCAGACAACTAACTCAG GTATATGGTTTTTATGATGAGTGCCAGAGGAAGTATGGAAATGCTAATGCATGGCGGTATTGCACTGATGTTTTTGATTACCTCACTCTTTCAGCCATTATTGATGGAACT GTTCTTTGTGTCCATGGAGGTCTTTCTCCTGATGTTCGAACAATTGACCAG ATGAGAGTCATTGAGCGGAATTGCGAAATCCCCCATGAAGGGCCCTTCTGCGATCTCATGTGGAGTGATCCAGAAGAGATTGAAACGTGGGCAGTCAGTCCACGTGGTGCAGGTTGGCTTTTCGGGTCCAGGGTTACGTCAGAG TTCAATCATATAAACAATCTACAGCTGGTTTGTCGGGCGCACCAGCTTGTCCAAGAAGGTCTCAAGTACATGTTTCAAGATAAAGGGCTTGTAACT GTTTGGTCTGCACCAAATTACTGTTATCGGTGTGGGAATGTAGCTTCTATATTGAGCTTTAACGAGAACATG GAGAGAGAAGTGAAGTTTTTCACAGAAACGGAGGAGAACAATCAGATGAGGGGGCCCAGGTCAGGAGTGCCCTACTTCCTATGA
- the LOC131236799 gene encoding uncharacterized protein LOC131236799 isoform X2: protein MLFEMAASADEGESEAEVRLTFGSYLPPVRFVNDSAEEILLLWAIQQPTLSKQNSFVRHSSLRLDIEACGRRLTISQSPSSMSTPGVTGAVMWDSGVVLGKFLEHAVDSRMLVLHGKKLLKKNIETNIEGNARGSAMVTELEWGDEPDCELIDPLPDFVLGSDVIYSEGAVTDLLVTLRQLSGAHTTIFLAGELRNDVVLECFLEEAMKEFVVGHVDQAQWHPDYCSHRVAMFVLVKKSQKRGLRE, encoded by the exons ATGCTTTTTGAGATGGCAGCGTCGGCCGATGAAGGAGAGTCGGAAGCGGAGGTTCGACTCACCTTCGGGTCGTATCTGCCACCGGTTCGATTCGTGAATGACTCGGCCGAAGAGATCCTGCTGCTGTGGGCGATTCAACAGCCCACGCTTTCTAAACAGAACTCGTTCGTCCGTCACTCGTCTCTGCGACTCGACATAGAGGCCTGCGGCCGCCGACTCACCATCTCCCAGTCTCCATCGTCCATG AGCACACCTGGAGTAACTGGAGCTGTGATGTGGGATAGTGGAGTAGTTTTGGGGAAGTTCTTGGAGCATGCTGTTGATTCTAGAATGCTTGTTCTTCACGGGAAGAAG CTCCTAAAGAAGAACATTGAAACCAACATTGAAGGGAATGCACGTGGTTCGGCCATGGTGactgagctcgagtggggtgatGAGCCAGATTGCGAGTTGATTGATCCTTTGCCAGACTTTG TATTGGGGTCCGATGTAATCTACAGTGAAGGGGCGGTCACGGATCTCCTGGTTACTCTACGGCAACTTTCTGGGGCCCACACAACTATTTTCCTGGCGGGAGAGCTACGAAACG ATGTTGTGCTGGAATGCTTCTTGGAAGAGGCTATGAAGGAGTTTGTAGTTGGTCATGTTGATCAGGCGCAATGGCACCCGGATTATTGCAGCCATCGGGTAGCAATGTTTGTTTTAGTGAAGAAATCGCAGAAAAGGGGGCTGAGGGAATAG
- the LOC131236799 gene encoding uncharacterized protein LOC131236799 isoform X1 — MLFEMAASADEGESEAEVRLTFGSYLPPVRFVNDSAEEILLLWAIQQPTLSKQNSFVRHSSLRLDIEACGRRLTISQSPSSMSTPGVTGAVMWDSGVVLGKFLEHAVDSRMLVLHGKKVVELGSGCGLVGCIAALLGANVILTDLPDRLKLLKKNIETNIEGNARGSAMVTELEWGDEPDCELIDPLPDFVLGSDVIYSEGAVTDLLVTLRQLSGAHTTIFLAGELRNDVVLECFLEEAMKEFVVGHVDQAQWHPDYCSHRVAMFVLVKKSQKRGLRE; from the exons ATGCTTTTTGAGATGGCAGCGTCGGCCGATGAAGGAGAGTCGGAAGCGGAGGTTCGACTCACCTTCGGGTCGTATCTGCCACCGGTTCGATTCGTGAATGACTCGGCCGAAGAGATCCTGCTGCTGTGGGCGATTCAACAGCCCACGCTTTCTAAACAGAACTCGTTCGTCCGTCACTCGTCTCTGCGACTCGACATAGAGGCCTGCGGCCGCCGACTCACCATCTCCCAGTCTCCATCGTCCATG AGCACACCTGGAGTAACTGGAGCTGTGATGTGGGATAGTGGAGTAGTTTTGGGGAAGTTCTTGGAGCATGCTGTTGATTCTAGAATGCTTGTTCTTCACGGGAAGAAGGTTGTTGAATTGGGCTCCGGCTGTGGATTAGTCGG TTGTATTGCAGCTCTTCTGGGGGCTAATGTTATTCTGACTGATCTGCCTGATCGGCTGAAGCTCCTAAAGAAGAACATTGAAACCAACATTGAAGGGAATGCACGTGGTTCGGCCATGGTGactgagctcgagtggggtgatGAGCCAGATTGCGAGTTGATTGATCCTTTGCCAGACTTTG TATTGGGGTCCGATGTAATCTACAGTGAAGGGGCGGTCACGGATCTCCTGGTTACTCTACGGCAACTTTCTGGGGCCCACACAACTATTTTCCTGGCGGGAGAGCTACGAAACG ATGTTGTGCTGGAATGCTTCTTGGAAGAGGCTATGAAGGAGTTTGTAGTTGGTCATGTTGATCAGGCGCAATGGCACCCGGATTATTGCAGCCATCGGGTAGCAATGTTTGTTTTAGTGAAGAAATCGCAGAAAAGGGGGCTGAGGGAATAG